The genomic DNA GTCCCGGTTGCCCCACACCAGCGTGGTGGGCACCTCGATCACGGGGCACTCCAGTCCTTCGCCGCCCGGCGCGAGGTTCGCGCGATACCAGTTCAGGGCGGCCGTCAGAGTCGGCTCGTCCGCGAGCGCCTCGATGCCGCCGCCGGGCGCCGTCGCGAGGAGCGTGCGCGCGTTGTTGGCCAGCAGCGCCTTCTCCGCCTCACCGGACCGCAGGAACAGCTCGAGGTAACGCGAGCGCTGCCGCTGGTCCTGATCGGTGGCCATCGCGTCGCCGAACGCCGACGGGTGGCCGAAGGAGACCGCCGTCAGGCTCATGGCGCGCAGCGGGTAGGCGGCCGCGAAGTGCCACGCCACCGTCGCGCCGAGGCCGTGACCCACGACGTGCGCGTAGGGCACGTCCAGCGCGTCGAGAACACCGGCCGCGTCCTCCGCGAGGTGTTTCATCGTGTACTGGTCGACGCCCACCGGGCGCGCGCCCGCGCTGTACCCCCGCTGGCGGGGCGCGATGGTGCGCAGACCCGCCTCGTGGAGTCTCTCCCGGACCTGGTCGAAGCACTCCTCGGTCTGCGGGAATCCGTGCAGCAGCAGGACGGGCACGCCGTGCTCAGACCCCCCGACCGACACGTCGAAGGTCCACGAGCCCGTGGGCACCTGCACCGTGTCAGCTGAATCGATCGGCATGGTCGTCAACGCTAGTCACTGATGATCCGAATGGTCGGCAGGATCGCCGAAAATGCGACAGGTGAAAGCAAAGGTTCCAGAATGGCATCGACGTCCCCGTGCTCCTCGAGCGCGTCGGCGATCGTGTCGAGCTGCGCGAGGC from Tsukamurella paurometabola includes the following:
- a CDS encoding alpha/beta fold hydrolase, translated to MPIDSADTVQVPTGSWTFDVSVGGSEHGVPVLLLHGFPQTEECFDQVRERLHEAGLRTIAPRQRGYSAGARPVGVDQYTMKHLAEDAAGVLDALDVPYAHVVGHGLGATVAWHFAAAYPLRAMSLTAVSFGHPSAFGDAMATDQDQRQRSRYLELFLRSGEAEKALLANNARTLLATAPGGGIEALADEPTLTAALNWYRANLAPGGEGLECPVIEVPTTLVWGNRDAIAGAAQAKGTAHYLRADYRLSEVPDGDHWLPLRAPAALASEIALRTLRN